A stretch of Physeter macrocephalus isolate SW-GA chromosome 1, ASM283717v5, whole genome shotgun sequence DNA encodes these proteins:
- the LOC102984825 gene encoding LOW QUALITY PROTEIN: olfactory receptor 5H2-like (The sequence of the model RefSeq protein was modified relative to this genomic sequence to represent the inferred CDS: inserted 1 base in 1 codon; substituted 1 base at 1 genomic stop codon) produces METKNATELTEFALTGLTYQPEXQILLFLLFLMLYLITIVGNPGLIALICNDPHLHIPMYLFLGSLAFVDTWLSPTVAPKMLVNFFAKSKMISLIARYNFFPSQSVTMECFLLTTMAYDRYVAICKPLHYPVIMTTRLCIWLLVLSFLGGLFHAIFHNAFLFRLTFCNSIIVHHFYCDIIPLFKISCTDPSINFLIFIFSGSIQLFTIFIVLVSYTLILFTILKKKSVEGIRKAXCGAHLLCVSLYYGPLLFMYVCPGSTQADDQDMMDSLFYTIIIPLLNPIIYCLIRKS; encoded by the exons ATGGAAACGAAAAATGCAACAGAGCTGACAGAGTTTGCTCTCACAGGACTTACATATCAACCAGAGTGACAAATCCTCTTGTTCCTGCTGTTCTTAATGCTATACCTCATCACCATTGTGGGAAACCCTGGTCTGATTGCTCTCATCTGTAATGACCCTCACCTTCACATTCCCATGTACTTATTCCTTGGGAGCTTGGCTTTTGTAGATACTTGGTTATCACCCACAGTGGCCCCCAAGATGCTGGTCAACTTCTTTGCCAAGAGCAAAATGATCTCTTTGATTGCAagatacaatttttttccctCGCAATCTGTAACCATGGAATGCTTTTTGCTGACAACAATGGCGTATGATCGCTATGTGGCCATATGCAAACCATTACATTATCCAGTGATTATGACGACTAGGCTATGCATCTGGCTATTAGTCTTGTCATTTTTAGGTGGCCTTTTCCATGCCATATTTCATAATGCTTTTTTATTCAGATTAACTTTTTGCAATTCCATCATAGTACATCACTTTTACTGTGACATTATACCATTGTTTAAGATTTCCTGTACTGATCCTTccattaattttctgatttttattttctctgggtCAATACAGTTGTTCACTATTTTCATTGTTCTTGTGTCTTACACACTTATTCTCTttacaatcttaaaaaagaagtctGTAGAAGGCATAAGGAAGG TCTGTGGAGCCCACCTCCTATGTGTCTCTTTATACTATGGGCCTCTTCTCTTCATGTATGTGTGCCCTGGATCCACACAAGCAGATGATCAAGATATGATGGACTCTTTATTTTACACTATCATAATTCCTTTGTTAAATCCAATTATCTACTGCCTGATAAGAAAGTCATAG